CCCAACGACCAAATCACGGTGTATTTCTCCGCAGCAGATGTGGTCGCGCTGCCCTATCTCGAAGCGACGCAGAGCGGTGTTGCGCAGCTTGCCATCGGCTTCGAACGACCCATCATCGCGACCAACGTGGGCGGCATGGCCGACGTGGTGCACCACGGCGAAACCGGCTTCGTCGTCCAGCCGGGAGATTCACAGGCATTGGCCGCGGCGTTGATCGAATTCTTCTCCCGCAACTTGGCAGAGCCATTTTCGCAGCGCATCCGCCAGGATAAAGAGTCGGCTTCCTGGCTGCCGATGATCCAGTTGATCGAAGAATTGGCGCAGCCGCTGCCTGCTGAGCAAGCCGAAGCGATTGCGGCGATTCGCCGACCCTCGCCGCGTGTGTTCTAGCATGCAGCGCTCACTGCCATGCGCATTGCACTGCTATGTACGTCTGGACTGGACAATGCCTTACCCCGTGGGCGGCTCTTGCCGCTGGCGCGTGAGCTGGCCAAGACAGGACACGAACTCCACCTGCTCTTGTTGCATCCAACGTTCGACCGATTAAGGCCGGATGAGCGCACGTGCACTCGAAATGGCGTGCACATCGCGCATGTCGCTCAGATGCATGTGTATGGCCTGCCGGGGGAACGACGCTACTTCGGCACGACGGAGTTGATCAAAGTCTCACTTCACGCGACGCTTGCGTTGTGGCGCGCGTGTGTTCGACTCCACCCAGACGTCATCCATGTGTGCAAGCCGCAGCCCATCAACGGGCTGGCCGGCTGGCTGGCGGCGCGACAACTCAATCGCCCTCTGTTTGTGGATTGTGACGATTACGAAGCCGAGGCGAACCGGACGAACAGCGCCTTTCAGCGCAGGATGCTCGCCTGGTGGGAAGATCGGTTGCCGCTGCACGCGCGAGGCGTCACTGTGAACACGCGCTTCCTATTCGAGCGATGCCGCGCGATGGGTGTGCCTGAGGTGCGATTGCGCTACGTGCCGAACGGCGCAGATGCACTGCCTGCCGAGACTTCGCCACCGGCAGCGCTCCGACATCTGGCCGGGCATCCCATCGTGCTCTATGTAGGCACGCTCAGCATCGCCTCGCACGCAGTGGACTTGCTGCTGGATGCCTTTGCTCATGTCGAGCACACGCTACCGGCGGCGCAGCTTGTGATCGTCGGCGACGGCGACGACCGCGACGCGCTCAAGACACGCGCAGATCGGCTTGAGCTGCGCAACGTCCACTGGCTAGGCCGCCTTTCACCGGATGAAGCGCGCCGGTGCTATGCAGCCGCCTATTGCTCGGTGGATCCGGTGCGCGATACGCCGACGATGCGCGCGCGGTCGCCGCTCAAAATCGTCGAGAGCTTGGCTGCCGGCACACCGGTTGTCACCGGCGACGTGGGCGACCGGCGTGAGATGCTGGCTGGTGGTGATGCCGGTGTGCTGGTCGCTCCGAACGATGTCCGGGCGTTGGCCGATGGCATCCTGTGTGTGCTGAGCGACACGTGGCTGCGCGCTAAGCTGCAGGCCGGCGCACTACGCCAACGCGAAGGCTACCGCTGGGATGGGCTGGCGGCTGCGTGGTCTGGGATATACTCATGCGTGCCTACGTAAACTCTCGTCCGTCATGACCGTTGCAGAGCGCCTCAAATCTTACCGCGATGCCTTCATCGTGTGGCGGACCGGTCAGCTCACTCGGCACAGCTCACTCGTCGCCACCTTCGCGCGCGGGATCTTCGCTGCTACTTCCGGCACCACGCTGTCCTACTTGCTTGGTGCGATCGTCACGGTGCTGATCGCGCGCGAGTTGGGCGTGAGCAGCTACGGCGAATACGCGACGGTCATGGCCAGCCTGGGACTGCTCTCCAACCTCCTCGGCCTTGGTTTGGACACATGGCTGGTCGGCGAAGGCGCGCGCCGGCCACAGCAGCTCGATGCGCTGGCCTGGCAAGTGCTGTTCTTGAAGGCAGTCGGTTCGTCGGCGATGCTGGGCGTGCTGCTGTGGGGATGGCTGAGCGAGGCTAACGCTGCCGTGTTCATCATCGGCAGCCTTGGCGTAATCGCGGATGGCTTCTCGCGTACGGGGTTCGCGATGCTGCGGGCGCGCGCGCAGAATGGGCGCGTGGCCGTGCTAGAAGTCGCTGCTCCGGCGTTGCTGCTGGCCGGCCTGTTCGCTCTTCGAGCGCTCGGCTTCACCATCCTGACCCTGGTGACGGTGCAGCTCGTATGCAACGCGATCGTCACGGCAGCCACTTTTGCCAATGCCTTCGATGAGATCAGATTGCCTGCTCCCGCTCCGTGGAGCGTGTTGCGCGAGGGATGGATCTTCGTTGCATCTGACATCGTCGCCAACGTCTACACGCTTGCCGGCATGACGGCCGTAGGGTGGTTCGCCGGCGCAACGGCGGCAGGGCTATACAAGCCCGCTCACACGGCCATCACACTCACCTACGTTATCCCGAATCTGATCTTCTGGGTGGGGCTGCCGCTGCTCAACCGCGCGACGACCCGTCCGATCTATCGTCGCGTCGCTTGGGCGATGTTGATCAGCGCTGCGCTATATGGCTTGTTGGTGCTAGTAGGCATCTGGTGGATTGGCGAACCGATGCTGCGCCTAATCTATGGCGCAGAGTTCCTCCCCTCCCTTCCCTACGTCCAAGTGATGAGCTTGATTCCGCTGATGAAGTCCATCAACTTCGTCTG
The window above is part of the Candidatus Roseilinea sp. genome. Proteins encoded here:
- a CDS encoding glycosyl transferase family 1; the encoded protein is MRIALLCTSGLDNALPRGRLLPLARELAKTGHELHLLLLHPTFDRLRPDERTCTRNGVHIAHVAQMHVYGLPGERRYFGTTELIKVSLHATLALWRACVRLHPDVIHVCKPQPINGLAGWLAARQLNRPLFVDCDDYEAEANRTNSAFQRRMLAWWEDRLPLHARGVTVNTRFLFERCRAMGVPEVRLRYVPNGADALPAETSPPAALRHLAGHPIVLYVGTLSIASHAVDLLLDAFAHVEHTLPAAQLVIVGDGDDRDALKTRADRLELRNVHWLGRLSPDEARRCYAAAYCSVDPVRDTPTMRARSPLKIVESLAAGTPVVTGDVGDRREMLAGGDAGVLVAPNDVRALADGILCVLSDTWLRAKLQAGALRQREGYRWDGLAAAWSGIYSCVPT
- a CDS encoding polysaccharide biosynthesis protein, yielding MTVAERLKSYRDAFIVWRTGQLTRHSSLVATFARGIFAATSGTTLSYLLGAIVTVLIARELGVSSYGEYATVMASLGLLSNLLGLGLDTWLVGEGARRPQQLDALAWQVLFLKAVGSSAMLGVLLWGWLSEANAAVFIIGSLGVIADGFSRTGFAMLRARAQNGRVAVLEVAAPALLLAGLFALRALGFTILTLVTVQLVCNAIVTAATFANAFDEIRLPAPAPWSVLREGWIFVASDIVANVYTLAGMTAVGWFAGATAAGLYKPAHTAITLTYVIPNLIFWVGLPLLNRATTRPIYRRVAWAMLISAALYGLLVLVGIWWIGEPMLRLIYGAEFLPSLPYVQVMSLIPLMKSINFVCAAILLSQKRQRLRLGLQSAVVLLSIAGAFTVIPRAGAMGAAWLQVAIEAALLMLYAVGAIWSLRRMRAAEVR